Proteins from a single region of Pongo pygmaeus isolate AG05252 chromosome 3, NHGRI_mPonPyg2-v2.0_pri, whole genome shotgun sequence:
- the CFAP99 gene encoding cilia- and flagella-associated protein 99 isoform X5 — protein MAYYGKCIETVIEQLNKFTPKRDNPEQFLEAAATSLQALSPQKQSFVLEVLSGCLEYRKLLTVVVDAFYVEDGRLCLRVDHSRFEVICYLATFLLEELGFQLFRNIIKSQPVDKMCKFLRFFFNPLHLCSWIKDEWSLIYEPAHVKENWIDPLMRWQPEVQELINQLEGMSASQSSPLKTKAKVTEPKEFNLTAPRPRTIPAPEPVPVVAKPRPVPQSTYQPPREQQQLETVKRYNRRKAEELLLRANIEELRCAMPRSCREPVQGSKQQLRLRFPPRIRKTPKLTFYRPDNVLVKLNTTAILREGALYQRQVEQELQRVDKLVDGAGDFSEFFEWQKKMQAKDREEQLAATVCRRLQGKLSHEEAVLARQSLVQENKQRVEQQKEQMAKLMLQRAERRLREDRSRKELVEHVIEGQKNAKAAQMKLAKGRQQTVQEAIEESRGLLQRRAQAAQEEQRRRCELISQLRALETQPTRKGKLVDLTQIPGYGLEGEMSVVELRERLALLKENQRRKEEEKRDQIIQGKRMKSQELQKTVEQISLCRAAMGRSAALRVQQK, from the exons ATGGCCTACTATGGAAAATGCATTGAAACGGTGATCGAGCAACTCAACAAATTTACACCCAAGAGGGACAACCCTGAGCAGTTCCTGGAGGCTGCGGCCACCTCCCTGCAG GCTCTGAGCCCCCAGAAGCAGAGCTTTGTTTTGGAGGTTCTGTCTGGGTGCCTCGAGTACCGGAAGTTGCTGACCGTCGTAGTGGATGCCTTCTACGTGGAGGATGGCCGACTCTGCCTGCGGGTTGACCACAGCCGCTTCGAGG TGATCTGCTACCTAGCCACATTCCTGCTGGAGGAGCTCGGCTTCCAGCTGTTCCGTAACATCATCAAGTCCCAGCCCGTGGATAAGATGTGCAAG TTCCTCAGGTTCTTCTTCAACCCCCTGCACCTGTGCTCATGGATCAAGGACGAGTGGAGCCTCATCTACGAGCCGGCCCACGTGAAGGAGAACTGGATCGACCCCCTGATGAG ATGGCAGCCAGAGGTCCAGGAGCTGATCAACCAGCTGGAGGGCATGTCTGCCAGTCAATCCTCTCCTTTAAAGACCAAGGCCAAGGTCACAGAGCCCAAGGAATTCAACCTGACTGCCCCCAGGCCCCGCACCATTCCAGCGCCCGAACCAGTCCCAGTCGTGGCCAAGCCGAGACCC GTCCCCCAGAGCACCTACCAGCCACCCAGGGAGCAGCAGCAGCTGGAGACGGTCAAGAGGTACAATCGCCGAAAGGCAGAG GAGCTGCTGCTGAGGGCAAACATTGAGGAACTGCGCTGCGCCATGCCCAGGTCCTGCAGGGAGCCAGTGCAG GGCTCCAAGCAGCAGCTGCGGCTTCGATTCCCACCCCGAATCCGAAAGACTCCGAAGCTGACCTTCTATAGG CCCGACAACGTCCTGGTCAAGCTGAACACCACAGCCATCCTGCGAGAAGGGGCCTTGTACCAGCGGCAGGTGGAGCAGGAGCTGCAGAG GGTTGATAAGCTCGTGGACGGGGCTGGGGACTTCTCTGAGTTCTTCGAGTGGCAGAAGAAGATGCAGGCGAAGGACCGGGAGGAGCAGCTGGCTGCAACCGTGTGCCGGCGGTTGCAAGGGAAGCTTAGCCATGAGGAGGCCGTCCTGGCCCGGCAGAGCCTCGTGCAGGAGAACAAGCAGAGGGTGGAGCAGCAGAAGGAACAG ATGGCCAAGCTGATGCTGCAGCGTGCGGAGAGACGGCTCCGGGAGGACAGGTCTAGGAAGGAGCTGGTGGAGCACGTGATAGAGGGGCAGAAGAACGCCAAAGCGGCCCAGATGAAGCTTGCGAAGGGCCGACAGCAGACAG TTCAGGAGGCGATCGAGGAGAGTCGGGGGCTGCTGCAGCGCAGGGCGCAGGCGGCCCAGGAGGAGCAGCGGCGCCGTTGTGAACTCATCTCCCAGCTGCGCGCACTGGAGACGCAGCCCACGCGCAAGGGCAAGCTCGTGGACCTGACCCAG ATCCCCGGCTACGGCCTGGAAGGAGAGATGTCCGTAGTGGAGCTGCGAGAGCGGCTGGCCCTGCTCAAAGAGAATCAGCGGCGTAAGGAGGAAGAAAAGCGGGATCAAATCATTCAGGGCAAGCGCATGAAGAGCCAGGAACTGCAGAAGACGGTGGAGCAGATCTCGCTGTGCCGTGCAGCCATGGGGAGATCCGCAGCCTTGAG GGTGCAACAGAAGTGA
- the CFAP99 gene encoding cilia- and flagella-associated protein 99 isoform X1, with product MAYYGKCIETVIEQLNKFTPKRDNPEQFLEAAATSLQALSPQKQSFVLEVLSGCLEYRKLLTVVVDAFYVEDGRLCLRVDHSRFEVICYLATFLLEELGFQLFRNIIKSQPVDKMCKFLRFFFNPLHLCSWIKDEWSLIYEPAHVKENWIDPLMRWQPEVQELINQLEGMSASQSSPLKTKAKVTEPKEFNLTAPRPRTIPAPEPVPVVAKPRPVPQSTYQPPREQQQLETVKRYNRRKAEELLLRANIEELRCAMPRSCREPVQGSKQQLRLRFPPRIRKTPKLTFYRPDNVLVKLNTTAILREGALYQRQVEQELQRVDKLVDGAGDFSEFFEWQKKMQAKDREEQLAATVCRRLQGKLSHEEAVLARQSLVQENKQRVEQQKEQMAKLMLQRAERRLREDRSRKELVEHVIEGQKNAKAAQMKLAKGRQQTVQEAIEESRGLLQRRAQAAQEEQRRRCELISQLRALETQPTRKGKLVDLTQIPGYGLEGEMSVVELRERLALLKENQRRKEEEKRDQIIQGKRMKSQELQKTVEQISLCRAAMGRSAALRLVLGSGRVPLGGQGAVSLPCTLLGGSPRNNLPPSCPGSSLAVTPLTPIIVVGDFQAHGNGAKFCIHDSDAMTYMWSFLHPAHGSNLSPYVLHVAS from the exons ATGGCCTACTATGGAAAATGCATTGAAACGGTGATCGAGCAACTCAACAAATTTACACCCAAGAGGGACAACCCTGAGCAGTTCCTGGAGGCTGCGGCCACCTCCCTGCAG GCTCTGAGCCCCCAGAAGCAGAGCTTTGTTTTGGAGGTTCTGTCTGGGTGCCTCGAGTACCGGAAGTTGCTGACCGTCGTAGTGGATGCCTTCTACGTGGAGGATGGCCGACTCTGCCTGCGGGTTGACCACAGCCGCTTCGAGG TGATCTGCTACCTAGCCACATTCCTGCTGGAGGAGCTCGGCTTCCAGCTGTTCCGTAACATCATCAAGTCCCAGCCCGTGGATAAGATGTGCAAG TTCCTCAGGTTCTTCTTCAACCCCCTGCACCTGTGCTCATGGATCAAGGACGAGTGGAGCCTCATCTACGAGCCGGCCCACGTGAAGGAGAACTGGATCGACCCCCTGATGAG ATGGCAGCCAGAGGTCCAGGAGCTGATCAACCAGCTGGAGGGCATGTCTGCCAGTCAATCCTCTCCTTTAAAGACCAAGGCCAAGGTCACAGAGCCCAAGGAATTCAACCTGACTGCCCCCAGGCCCCGCACCATTCCAGCGCCCGAACCAGTCCCAGTCGTGGCCAAGCCGAGACCC GTCCCCCAGAGCACCTACCAGCCACCCAGGGAGCAGCAGCAGCTGGAGACGGTCAAGAGGTACAATCGCCGAAAGGCAGAG GAGCTGCTGCTGAGGGCAAACATTGAGGAACTGCGCTGCGCCATGCCCAGGTCCTGCAGGGAGCCAGTGCAG GGCTCCAAGCAGCAGCTGCGGCTTCGATTCCCACCCCGAATCCGAAAGACTCCGAAGCTGACCTTCTATAGG CCCGACAACGTCCTGGTCAAGCTGAACACCACAGCCATCCTGCGAGAAGGGGCCTTGTACCAGCGGCAGGTGGAGCAGGAGCTGCAGAG GGTTGATAAGCTCGTGGACGGGGCTGGGGACTTCTCTGAGTTCTTCGAGTGGCAGAAGAAGATGCAGGCGAAGGACCGGGAGGAGCAGCTGGCTGCAACCGTGTGCCGGCGGTTGCAAGGGAAGCTTAGCCATGAGGAGGCCGTCCTGGCCCGGCAGAGCCTCGTGCAGGAGAACAAGCAGAGGGTGGAGCAGCAGAAGGAACAG ATGGCCAAGCTGATGCTGCAGCGTGCGGAGAGACGGCTCCGGGAGGACAGGTCTAGGAAGGAGCTGGTGGAGCACGTGATAGAGGGGCAGAAGAACGCCAAAGCGGCCCAGATGAAGCTTGCGAAGGGCCGACAGCAGACAG TTCAGGAGGCGATCGAGGAGAGTCGGGGGCTGCTGCAGCGCAGGGCGCAGGCGGCCCAGGAGGAGCAGCGGCGCCGTTGTGAACTCATCTCCCAGCTGCGCGCACTGGAGACGCAGCCCACGCGCAAGGGCAAGCTCGTGGACCTGACCCAG ATCCCCGGCTACGGCCTGGAAGGAGAGATGTCCGTAGTGGAGCTGCGAGAGCGGCTGGCCCTGCTCAAAGAGAATCAGCGGCGTAAGGAGGAAGAAAAGCGGGATCAAATCATTCAGGGCAAGCGCATGAAGAGCCAGGAACTGCAGAAGACGGTGGAGCAGATCTCGCTGTGCCGTGCAGCCATGGGGAGATCCGCAGCCTTGAGGTTGGTACTGGGCTCGGGGAGGGTGCCTCTGGGTGGACAGGGAGCAGTAAGCCTGCCTTGCACCCTCCTGGGTGGGTCTCCTAGAAACAACCTCCCACCCTCCTGCCCAGGAAGTTCCCTTGCCGTAACTCCCCTAACCCCTATTATTGTAGTAGGTGACTTCCAGGCACATGGGAATGGTGCAAAATTCTGCATCCATGACTCAGATGCCATGACCTACATGTGGTCATTTTTGCACCCAGCTCATGGGTCCAACCTTTCACCATATGTGCTTCACGTAGCCAGCTAG
- the CFAP99 gene encoding cilia- and flagella-associated protein 99 isoform X4, protein MAYYGKCIETVIEQLNKFTPKRDNPEQFLEAAATSLQALSPQKQSFVLEVLSGCLEYRKLLTVVVDAFYVEDGRLCLRVDHSRFEVICYLATFLLEELGFQLFRNIIKSQPVDKMCKFLRFFFNPLHLCSWIKDEWSLIYEPAHVKENWIDPLMRWQPEVQELINQLEGMSASQSSPLKTKAKVTEPKEFNLTAPRPRTIPAPEPVPVVAKPRPVPQSTYQPPREQQQLETVKRYNRRKAEELLLRANIEELRCAMPRSCREPVQGSKQQLRLRFPPRIRKTPKLTFYRPDNVLVKLNTTAILREGALYQRQVEQELQRVDKLVDGAGDFSEFFEWQKKMQAKDREEQLAATVCRRLQGKLSHEEAVLARQSLVQENKQRVEQQKEQMAKLMLQRAERRLREDRSRKELVEHVIEGQKNAKAAQMKLAKGRQQTVQEAIEESRGLLQRRAQAAQEEQRRRCELISQLRALETQPTRKGKLVDLTQIPGYGLEGEMSVVELRERLALLKENQRRKEEEKRDQIIQGKRMKSQELQKTVEQISLCRAAMGRSAALRWEEKKALAAAPAAPSQDERVQQLRRRISERAAERSRQAALLHVSAPRAARPKPRRRWRLR, encoded by the exons ATGGCCTACTATGGAAAATGCATTGAAACGGTGATCGAGCAACTCAACAAATTTACACCCAAGAGGGACAACCCTGAGCAGTTCCTGGAGGCTGCGGCCACCTCCCTGCAG GCTCTGAGCCCCCAGAAGCAGAGCTTTGTTTTGGAGGTTCTGTCTGGGTGCCTCGAGTACCGGAAGTTGCTGACCGTCGTAGTGGATGCCTTCTACGTGGAGGATGGCCGACTCTGCCTGCGGGTTGACCACAGCCGCTTCGAGG TGATCTGCTACCTAGCCACATTCCTGCTGGAGGAGCTCGGCTTCCAGCTGTTCCGTAACATCATCAAGTCCCAGCCCGTGGATAAGATGTGCAAG TTCCTCAGGTTCTTCTTCAACCCCCTGCACCTGTGCTCATGGATCAAGGACGAGTGGAGCCTCATCTACGAGCCGGCCCACGTGAAGGAGAACTGGATCGACCCCCTGATGAG ATGGCAGCCAGAGGTCCAGGAGCTGATCAACCAGCTGGAGGGCATGTCTGCCAGTCAATCCTCTCCTTTAAAGACCAAGGCCAAGGTCACAGAGCCCAAGGAATTCAACCTGACTGCCCCCAGGCCCCGCACCATTCCAGCGCCCGAACCAGTCCCAGTCGTGGCCAAGCCGAGACCC GTCCCCCAGAGCACCTACCAGCCACCCAGGGAGCAGCAGCAGCTGGAGACGGTCAAGAGGTACAATCGCCGAAAGGCAGAG GAGCTGCTGCTGAGGGCAAACATTGAGGAACTGCGCTGCGCCATGCCCAGGTCCTGCAGGGAGCCAGTGCAG GGCTCCAAGCAGCAGCTGCGGCTTCGATTCCCACCCCGAATCCGAAAGACTCCGAAGCTGACCTTCTATAGG CCCGACAACGTCCTGGTCAAGCTGAACACCACAGCCATCCTGCGAGAAGGGGCCTTGTACCAGCGGCAGGTGGAGCAGGAGCTGCAGAG GGTTGATAAGCTCGTGGACGGGGCTGGGGACTTCTCTGAGTTCTTCGAGTGGCAGAAGAAGATGCAGGCGAAGGACCGGGAGGAGCAGCTGGCTGCAACCGTGTGCCGGCGGTTGCAAGGGAAGCTTAGCCATGAGGAGGCCGTCCTGGCCCGGCAGAGCCTCGTGCAGGAGAACAAGCAGAGGGTGGAGCAGCAGAAGGAACAG ATGGCCAAGCTGATGCTGCAGCGTGCGGAGAGACGGCTCCGGGAGGACAGGTCTAGGAAGGAGCTGGTGGAGCACGTGATAGAGGGGCAGAAGAACGCCAAAGCGGCCCAGATGAAGCTTGCGAAGGGCCGACAGCAGACAG TTCAGGAGGCGATCGAGGAGAGTCGGGGGCTGCTGCAGCGCAGGGCGCAGGCGGCCCAGGAGGAGCAGCGGCGCCGTTGTGAACTCATCTCCCAGCTGCGCGCACTGGAGACGCAGCCCACGCGCAAGGGCAAGCTCGTGGACCTGACCCAG ATCCCCGGCTACGGCCTGGAAGGAGAGATGTCCGTAGTGGAGCTGCGAGAGCGGCTGGCCCTGCTCAAAGAGAATCAGCGGCGTAAGGAGGAAGAAAAGCGGGATCAAATCATTCAGGGCAAGCGCATGAAGAGCCAGGAACTGCAGAAGACGGTGGAGCAGATCTCGCTGTGCCGTGCAGCCATGGGGAGATCCGCAGCCTTGAG GTGGGAGGAGAAGAAGGCCCTTGCGGCGGCCCCGGCGGCGCCCTCGCAGGACGAGCGCGTGCAGCAGCTGCGGCGCAGGATCTCGGAGAGGGCGGCCGAGCGCAGCAGGCAGGCGGCCTTGCTGCACGTGTCGGCGCCGCGGGCCGCGCGCCCCAAGCCCCGG AGGAGATGGCGCCTCAGATGA
- the CFAP99 gene encoding cilia- and flagella-associated protein 99 isoform X3, translating to MAYYGKCIETVIEQLNKFTPKRDNPEQFLEAAATSLQALSPQKQSFVLEVLSGCLEYRKLLTVVVDAFYVEDGRLCLRVDHSRFEVICYLATFLLEELGFQLFRNIIKSQPVDKMCKFLRFFFNPLHLCSWIKDEWSLIYEPAHVKENWIDPLMRWQPEVQELINQLEGMSASQSSPLKTKAKVTEPKEFNLTAPRPRTIPAPEPVPVVAKPRPVPQSTYQPPREQQQLETVKRYNRRKAEELLLRANIEELRCAMPRSCREPVQGSKQQLRLRFPPRIRKTPKLTFYRPDNVLVKLNTTAILREGALYQRQVEQELQRVDKLVDGAGDFSEFFEWQKKMQAKDREEQLAATVCRRLQGKLSHEEAVLARQSLVQENKQRVEQQKEQMAKLMLQRAERRLREDRSRKELVEHVIEGQKNAKAAQMKLAKGRQQTVQEAIEESRGLLQRRAQAAQEEQRRRCELISQLRALETQPTRKGKLVDLTQIPGYGLEGEMSVVELRERLALLKENQRRKEEEKRDQIIQGKRMKSQELQKTVEQISLCRAAMGRSAALRWEEKKALAAAPAAPSQDERVQQLRRRISERAAERSRQAALLHVSAPRAARPKPRGATEVTMCQF from the exons ATGGCCTACTATGGAAAATGCATTGAAACGGTGATCGAGCAACTCAACAAATTTACACCCAAGAGGGACAACCCTGAGCAGTTCCTGGAGGCTGCGGCCACCTCCCTGCAG GCTCTGAGCCCCCAGAAGCAGAGCTTTGTTTTGGAGGTTCTGTCTGGGTGCCTCGAGTACCGGAAGTTGCTGACCGTCGTAGTGGATGCCTTCTACGTGGAGGATGGCCGACTCTGCCTGCGGGTTGACCACAGCCGCTTCGAGG TGATCTGCTACCTAGCCACATTCCTGCTGGAGGAGCTCGGCTTCCAGCTGTTCCGTAACATCATCAAGTCCCAGCCCGTGGATAAGATGTGCAAG TTCCTCAGGTTCTTCTTCAACCCCCTGCACCTGTGCTCATGGATCAAGGACGAGTGGAGCCTCATCTACGAGCCGGCCCACGTGAAGGAGAACTGGATCGACCCCCTGATGAG ATGGCAGCCAGAGGTCCAGGAGCTGATCAACCAGCTGGAGGGCATGTCTGCCAGTCAATCCTCTCCTTTAAAGACCAAGGCCAAGGTCACAGAGCCCAAGGAATTCAACCTGACTGCCCCCAGGCCCCGCACCATTCCAGCGCCCGAACCAGTCCCAGTCGTGGCCAAGCCGAGACCC GTCCCCCAGAGCACCTACCAGCCACCCAGGGAGCAGCAGCAGCTGGAGACGGTCAAGAGGTACAATCGCCGAAAGGCAGAG GAGCTGCTGCTGAGGGCAAACATTGAGGAACTGCGCTGCGCCATGCCCAGGTCCTGCAGGGAGCCAGTGCAG GGCTCCAAGCAGCAGCTGCGGCTTCGATTCCCACCCCGAATCCGAAAGACTCCGAAGCTGACCTTCTATAGG CCCGACAACGTCCTGGTCAAGCTGAACACCACAGCCATCCTGCGAGAAGGGGCCTTGTACCAGCGGCAGGTGGAGCAGGAGCTGCAGAG GGTTGATAAGCTCGTGGACGGGGCTGGGGACTTCTCTGAGTTCTTCGAGTGGCAGAAGAAGATGCAGGCGAAGGACCGGGAGGAGCAGCTGGCTGCAACCGTGTGCCGGCGGTTGCAAGGGAAGCTTAGCCATGAGGAGGCCGTCCTGGCCCGGCAGAGCCTCGTGCAGGAGAACAAGCAGAGGGTGGAGCAGCAGAAGGAACAG ATGGCCAAGCTGATGCTGCAGCGTGCGGAGAGACGGCTCCGGGAGGACAGGTCTAGGAAGGAGCTGGTGGAGCACGTGATAGAGGGGCAGAAGAACGCCAAAGCGGCCCAGATGAAGCTTGCGAAGGGCCGACAGCAGACAG TTCAGGAGGCGATCGAGGAGAGTCGGGGGCTGCTGCAGCGCAGGGCGCAGGCGGCCCAGGAGGAGCAGCGGCGCCGTTGTGAACTCATCTCCCAGCTGCGCGCACTGGAGACGCAGCCCACGCGCAAGGGCAAGCTCGTGGACCTGACCCAG ATCCCCGGCTACGGCCTGGAAGGAGAGATGTCCGTAGTGGAGCTGCGAGAGCGGCTGGCCCTGCTCAAAGAGAATCAGCGGCGTAAGGAGGAAGAAAAGCGGGATCAAATCATTCAGGGCAAGCGCATGAAGAGCCAGGAACTGCAGAAGACGGTGGAGCAGATCTCGCTGTGCCGTGCAGCCATGGGGAGATCCGCAGCCTTGAG GTGGGAGGAGAAGAAGGCCCTTGCGGCGGCCCCGGCGGCGCCCTCGCAGGACGAGCGCGTGCAGCAGCTGCGGCGCAGGATCTCGGAGAGGGCGGCCGAGCGCAGCAGGCAGGCGGCCTTGCTGCACGTGTCGGCGCCGCGGGCCGCGCGCCCCAAGCCCCGG GGTGCAACAGAAGTGACCATGTGCCAGTTCTGA
- the CFAP99 gene encoding cilia- and flagella-associated protein 99 isoform X2, translating into MAYYGKCIETVIEQLNKFTPKRDNPEQFLEAAATSLQALSPQKQSFVLEVLSGCLEYRKLLTVVVDAFYVEDGRLCLRVDHSRFEVICYLATFLLEELGFQLFRNIIKSQPVDKMCKFLRFFFNPLHLCSWIKDEWSLIYEPAHVKENWIDPLMRWQPEVQELINQLEGMSASQSSPLKTKAKVTEPKEFNLTAPRPRTIPAPEPVPVVAKPRPVPQSTYQPPREQQQLETVKRYNRRKAEELLLRANIEELRCAMPRSCREPVQGSKQQLRLRFPPRIRKTPKLTFYRPDNVLVKLNTTAILREGALYQRQVEQELQRVDKLVDGAGDFSEFFEWQKKMQAKDREEQLAATVCRRLQGKLSHEEAVLARQSLVQENKQRVEQQKEQMAKLMLQRAERRLREDRSRKELVEHVIEGQKNAKAAQMKLAKGRQQTVQEAIEESRGLLQRRAQAAQEEQRRRCELISQLRALETQPTRKGKLVDLTQIPGYGLEGEMSVVELRERLALLKENQRRKEEEKRDQIIQGKRMKSQELQKTVEQISLCRAAMGRSAALRWEEKKALAAAPAAPSQDERVQQLRRRISERAAERSRQAALLHVSAPRAARPKPRAQLEAQHWLELERSRERRLQALQQGGSGPGPARRLEAA; encoded by the exons ATGGCCTACTATGGAAAATGCATTGAAACGGTGATCGAGCAACTCAACAAATTTACACCCAAGAGGGACAACCCTGAGCAGTTCCTGGAGGCTGCGGCCACCTCCCTGCAG GCTCTGAGCCCCCAGAAGCAGAGCTTTGTTTTGGAGGTTCTGTCTGGGTGCCTCGAGTACCGGAAGTTGCTGACCGTCGTAGTGGATGCCTTCTACGTGGAGGATGGCCGACTCTGCCTGCGGGTTGACCACAGCCGCTTCGAGG TGATCTGCTACCTAGCCACATTCCTGCTGGAGGAGCTCGGCTTCCAGCTGTTCCGTAACATCATCAAGTCCCAGCCCGTGGATAAGATGTGCAAG TTCCTCAGGTTCTTCTTCAACCCCCTGCACCTGTGCTCATGGATCAAGGACGAGTGGAGCCTCATCTACGAGCCGGCCCACGTGAAGGAGAACTGGATCGACCCCCTGATGAG ATGGCAGCCAGAGGTCCAGGAGCTGATCAACCAGCTGGAGGGCATGTCTGCCAGTCAATCCTCTCCTTTAAAGACCAAGGCCAAGGTCACAGAGCCCAAGGAATTCAACCTGACTGCCCCCAGGCCCCGCACCATTCCAGCGCCCGAACCAGTCCCAGTCGTGGCCAAGCCGAGACCC GTCCCCCAGAGCACCTACCAGCCACCCAGGGAGCAGCAGCAGCTGGAGACGGTCAAGAGGTACAATCGCCGAAAGGCAGAG GAGCTGCTGCTGAGGGCAAACATTGAGGAACTGCGCTGCGCCATGCCCAGGTCCTGCAGGGAGCCAGTGCAG GGCTCCAAGCAGCAGCTGCGGCTTCGATTCCCACCCCGAATCCGAAAGACTCCGAAGCTGACCTTCTATAGG CCCGACAACGTCCTGGTCAAGCTGAACACCACAGCCATCCTGCGAGAAGGGGCCTTGTACCAGCGGCAGGTGGAGCAGGAGCTGCAGAG GGTTGATAAGCTCGTGGACGGGGCTGGGGACTTCTCTGAGTTCTTCGAGTGGCAGAAGAAGATGCAGGCGAAGGACCGGGAGGAGCAGCTGGCTGCAACCGTGTGCCGGCGGTTGCAAGGGAAGCTTAGCCATGAGGAGGCCGTCCTGGCCCGGCAGAGCCTCGTGCAGGAGAACAAGCAGAGGGTGGAGCAGCAGAAGGAACAG ATGGCCAAGCTGATGCTGCAGCGTGCGGAGAGACGGCTCCGGGAGGACAGGTCTAGGAAGGAGCTGGTGGAGCACGTGATAGAGGGGCAGAAGAACGCCAAAGCGGCCCAGATGAAGCTTGCGAAGGGCCGACAGCAGACAG TTCAGGAGGCGATCGAGGAGAGTCGGGGGCTGCTGCAGCGCAGGGCGCAGGCGGCCCAGGAGGAGCAGCGGCGCCGTTGTGAACTCATCTCCCAGCTGCGCGCACTGGAGACGCAGCCCACGCGCAAGGGCAAGCTCGTGGACCTGACCCAG ATCCCCGGCTACGGCCTGGAAGGAGAGATGTCCGTAGTGGAGCTGCGAGAGCGGCTGGCCCTGCTCAAAGAGAATCAGCGGCGTAAGGAGGAAGAAAAGCGGGATCAAATCATTCAGGGCAAGCGCATGAAGAGCCAGGAACTGCAGAAGACGGTGGAGCAGATCTCGCTGTGCCGTGCAGCCATGGGGAGATCCGCAGCCTTGAG GTGGGAGGAGAAGAAGGCCCTTGCGGCGGCCCCGGCGGCGCCCTCGCAGGACGAGCGCGTGCAGCAGCTGCGGCGCAGGATCTCGGAGAGGGCGGCCGAGCGCAGCAGGCAGGCGGCCTTGCTGCACGTGTCGGCGCCGCGGGCCGCGCGCCCCAAGCCCCGG GCGCAGCTAGAGGCGCAGcactggctggagctggagcggAGCCGCGAGCGCAGGCTGCAGGCACTGCAGCAGGGAGGCTCAGGACCCGGGCCCGCGCGCCGCCTGGAGGCCGCCTGA